The proteins below are encoded in one region of Fulvia fulva chromosome 9, complete sequence:
- a CDS encoding TBC domain-containing protein, with protein MLLDDARDGPDTQHSASSLKALRYEEAQEDFTPRRASPSNTTTTSSSSSSTPPLSRSELSFSRPRTSPSPRPFDVASLRSNETGIKRDSGIAPSVCTSDSHPSLPNTAAGAAREPTLPTIVVQNEASLASIDERSRSPFANRTGLRQRPRQAQSASPPRGVARMSSFKGIQTDIPTISADDINLDDLATDKVSFSTRGSLLFGGKKMQDLIAAKGEEGAQPNGTTTPAPIVGPRHETPHDETQSQTQAQTQSETQATAERPDHVQNDEKPKQGLVSGRRKPSVQMLQAALQGGRVLSAEEITFSLKVRSMYEHGDERAATWVAPLDEVLSERSTPVDRDTSVTPDMTNGDIHVAKRRPDHNPYTMDSADPRASYYSKASHEVAGGFEDWDEIDGRAVDRYGFIHANRPASRFSMASSIERPGMQRIATSLRIESNRDRKLARGPSSKRSSRSLPPKSSSEWTPKRGPESVHSTHSNTARRNPFRSRTRKAVAEASNMLTVPPGLADINEDEDAGKTASTLKQREWAREEKWQKMARPLRHKGDPKGGGMRFDFDTTDSKLIERTWKGIPDRWRATAWHSFLSASAKKRNSTTTDEELIGQFFKLQEMPSPDDVQIDVDVPRTVNMHVMFRRRYRGGQRLLFRVLHAVSLYFPDTGYVQGMASLAATLLCYFDEEKAFVMMVRLWQLRGLDELFQDGFAGLMTCLNEFETQWLGGGEVAAKLEELNITSTAYGTRWYLTLFNMSIPFPAQLRVWDVFMLLGDATSNETGSFGGADLDVLHATSAALIDATRDILLDSDFENAMKVLTSFVPVKDEDVLMRVAKAEYKMKKKRDGVKA; from the coding sequence ATGCTGCTGGACGATGCGCGTGACGGCCCCGACACGCAGCATTCGGCCTCCTCACTGAAGGCATTGCGGTATGAAGAGGCGCAGGAAGACTTCACGCCGAGACGAGCTAGCCCGAGCAACACGACCACcacctcctcctcctcctcctccacCCCGCCGCTGAGCAGATCCGAGCTGTCCTTCTCCAGACCACGGACCTCACCGTCCCCACGTCCCTTCGACGTCGCATCACTGCGCTCCAACGAGACCGGCATCAAGCGCGACAGCGGCATAGCGCCTTCTGTGTGCACCAGCGACAGCCACCCGTCCCTGCCCAACACTGCTGCAGGTGCGGCGCGAGAGCCGACACTGCCTACCATTGTCGTGCAGAATGAGGCATCGCTGGCGTCAATTGACGAGCGGAGCCGGTCGCCGTTCGCGAACAGGACGGGGTTGAGACAGCGACCGCGGCAGGCACAGTCAGCGTCGCCGCCGCGAGGCGTGGCCAGAATGAGCTCCTTCAAGGGTATCCAGACCGACATCCCTACCATCAGCGCAGATGACATCAACCTGGATGACCTGGCCACCGATAAGGTTTCGTTCTCTACCAGAGGCAGCCTTTTGTTTGGAGGCAAGAAGATGCAGGACTTGATTGCCGCAAAGGGCGAAGAAGGTGCACAACCCAATGGCACGACAACACCAGCGCCGATCGTGGGCCCGAGGCATGAAACACCGCACGACGAGACTCAGAGCCAGACTCAGGCTCAGACTCAGAGTGAGACTCAGGCCACCGCGGAGCGTCCCGACCATGTTCAGAACGACGAGAAGCCAAAGCAAGGCCTGGTCTCGGGGAGAAGGAAACCTAGCGTGCAGATGCTGCAAGCTGCTCTCCAGGGTGGACGCGTCTTGTCAGCAGAAGAGATTACGTTCTCTCTCAAAGTCCGGAGTATGTATGAGCATGGCGATGAGCGCGCCGCGACTTGGGTCGCACCACTGGACGAAGTACTGTCTGAGAGAAGTACGCCGGTCGATCGAGATACGAGCGTCACTCCGGACATGACCAACGGCGACATCCACGTTGCGAAGAGACGGCCAGACCACAATCCCTACACGATGGACAGCGCCGACCCACGTGCCAGCTATTACTCGAAGGCATCTCATGAGGTCGCGGGTGGCTTTGAAGACTGGGACGAGATTGACGGTCGCGCTGTCGACAGGTACGGCTTCATCCACGCAAACCGACCAGCATCTCGCTTTAGCATGGCATCTTCGATCGAGCGGCCTGGCATGCAGCGTATAGCCACTTCTCTGCGCATCGAATCGAATCGCGATCGCAAACTGGCTAGAGGCCCGTCTAGTAAGCGGTCCTCGCGGTCTCTGCCTCCCAAGTCGAGCAGCGAGTGGACACCCAAGAGAGGTCCTGAGTCGGTGCATAGTACGCATTCGAACACGGCCAGGAGGAATCCTTTCCGCTCCAGGACTAGGAAAGCAGTCGCTGAGGCGTCGAATATGCTCACGGTGCCGCCCGGATTGGCTGACATCAACGAGGACGAGGATGCTGGCAAGACAGCTTCGACATTGAAGCAGCGCGAATGGGCACGTGAGGAGAAATGGCAGAAGATGGCGCGACCTTTGCGACACAAGGGTGACCCCAAGGGTGGCGGCATGCGGTTCGATTTTGACACCACCGACTCCAAGCTCATCGAGCGCACCTGGAAGGGCATACCAGACCGCTGGCGAGCGACCGCTTGGCACAGCTTCCTATCAGCCAGCGCCAAAAAGCGCAACAGCACCACGACGGACGAAGAACTCATCGGCCAATTCTTCAAGCTGCAAGAAATGCCGTCACCCGATGACGTACAAATCGATGTGGATGTACCACGGACAGTCAACATGCATGTCATGTTTCGACGTCGCTACCGTGGCGGCCAACGTCTTCTCTTCCGAGTCCTGCACGCGGTCAGCCTTTACTTCCCGGACACCGGATACGTACAGGGCATGGCGAGCTTAGCGGCGACATTGCTATGCTACTTTGACGAGGAGAAAGCTTTCGTGATGATGGTACGACTCTGGCAGTTACGGGGTCTGGATGAACTCTTCCAGGATGGATTCGCAGGGTTAATGACGTGTCTCAACGAGTTCGAGACTCAATGGCTCGGTGGCGGAGAGGTCGCAGCCAAGCTGGAGGAACTTAACATCACCTCCACCGCGTACGGCACGAGGTGGTACCTTACATTGTTCAACATGAGCATCCCCTTCCCAGCACAGCTACGAGTATGGGATGTGTTCATGCTCCTGGGTGATGCTACGAGTAACGAGACTGGTTCCTTTGGTGGCGCCGACCTGGATGTCCTGCATGCGACTAGTGCGGCACTCATCGATGCCACGAGGGACATACTTCTAGACAGCGACTTCGAGAACGCCATGAAAGTCTTGACGAGCTTTGTCCCCGTCAAGGACGAGGATGTGCTCATGAGGGTTGCCAAAGCGGAGTATAAGATGAAGAAGAAAAGAGACGGCGTCAAGGCATAG
- a CDS encoding Glucose N-acetyltransferase 1, whose translation MGEQYDDWGNPIVRPRYEPRDQSLIGTLRHFFTLAIRRYRTLLATGLFALCLLFYWNAAPRRTPKVPPTDWSRFAYVQYVTDNHNLCNSYMVFEALHRYGSKAERVMLYPDEWDLEDESPQDRNSQLLIRAQKLWNVKLRPVSLLDTDGKAQPGTLNAPSSWATSITKLRAFELGEYDRVLHIDSDITLLQHMDELFLAPKAPIAMPRAYWSDETKPQDWQLTSLLMLLEPNPLELRNFIDILMSWKMKPGFQVGKNYDMNLLNHRFGASAMVLPHRPYAMLSAEFRKHDHSAYLGTINGPRALQSKYEWDPDRALAEAKLVHFSDWPLPKPWVMWPHEGVAEMQPDCDGKPACRDRIVWKNLYDDFRKRRKDLCRILSVPAPAWSDLKNRTAPA comes from the exons ATGGGCGAGCAATATGATGATTGGGGCAATCCGATCGTTAGGCCTCGCTATGAGCCAAGAGACCAGAGTCTCATTGGCACCTTGAGGCACTTCTTCACCCTTGCCATCCGGCGATACCGAACACTTCTCGCCACGGGGCTGTTCGCATTATGTTTGTTGTTCTATTGGAACGCTGCACCAAGACGTACTCCCAAGGTGCCACCTACCGACTGGAGCCGGTTTGCCTATGTGCA ATACGTCACAGATAATCATAACTTGTGCAACTCATACATGGTCTTCGAAGCACTACATCGATATGGGAGCAAAGCAGAGCGAGTGATGCTCTACCCGGATGAGTGGGATCTTGAAGATGAATCACCGCAAGATCGAAACAGTCAACTCTTGATCCGGGCACAAAAGCTATGGAACGTCAAACTTCGCCCAGTGTCGCTGCTCGATACGGACGGTAAAGCACAGCCTGGAACACTCAACGCACCAAGCTCGTGGGCGACATCAATAACAAAGTTGCGCGCTTTCGAGCTTGGTGAGTACGATAGAGTTCTACACATCGACAGCGACATCACGCTGCTTCAACACATGGACGAGCTATTCCTGGCACCAAAGGCACCGATCGCAATGCCGCGAGCGTACTGGTCGGATGAAACTAAACCTCAAGACTGGCAGCTCACGAGCCTGCTGATGCTACTCGAGCCGAACCCGCTTGAGTTACGCAATTTCATCGACATCCTCATGTCCTGGAAGATGAAGCCCGGCTTTCAAGTGGGCAAGAATTATGACATGAACTTATTGAACCATCGCTTCGGCGCATCGGCGATGGTCTTGCCTCACCGACCATACGCAATGCTGAGCGCAGAGTTCCGCAAACACGACCACTCGGCATATTTAGGCACAATCAACGGACCTCGCGCTCTCCAGTCCAAGTACGAATGGGATCCTGACCGTGCTCTTGCTGAGGCGAAGCTTGTTCACTTCAGCGActggcctttacctaagcCATGGGTCATGTGGCCTCACGAGGGCGTGGCAGAGATGCAGCCGGACTGCGATGGGAAGCCTGCTTGTCGAGACCGAATTGTGTGGAAAAACTTGTATGATGACTTCAGGAAGCGTCGGAAGGATCTGTGTAGGATTCTCAGCGTGCCTGCGCCGGCGTGGAGTGATTTGAAGAACCGGACTGCTCCTGCATAG
- a CDS encoding Threonylcarbamoyl-AMP synthase — protein sequence MLRTLQHYHSIVYKRLATSHHTSKAAATRHKSYMTVAMETRILPVDAAKIGKVSAVPVAEDVLDELQIELDLSSVDARYLQEAAEKLRSSEVPVAFPTETVYGLGADATRSAAVKGIYKAKQRPSDNPLIVHFASLRQLRSLLTSGKESQQNGSLTNGTTHDPIPDIYRSLISRFWPGPLTIILPNPDNSPLAPEVTAGLKTFGARMPSHILAAALIQLAGVPVAAPSANASTKPSPTAAEHVAYDLDGRIETILDGGPCDVGVESTVVDGLSTPPLILRPGGISLEQIRSCPGWEATEIGYKNIAEIGSQPRAPGMKYRHYSPKATVILFESGKDTPAPEDLRQHLGSNAKIGIVQTRSWIVDTSDAKIIQRKPDAKSPSNGHANGVHYTPGFAGVLKSLQNTRKTRSAIQKHDYPAVDGKAQILCIDLGSDTADIARGIFSALRDLDRENVDAIFVEGIDDSEGDTAAAIMNRLRKAAEVRVEG from the coding sequence ATGCTTCGCACTCTGCAGCACTATCACAGTATAGTATACAAGCGCTTGGCCACATCACACCACACATCAAAAGCCGCTGCAACTCGGCACAAGTCTTACATGACCGTAGCGATGGAGACGAGAATACTGCCCGTCGATGCGGCCAAGATCGGCAAAGTATCTGCAGTACCAGTCGCTGAGGATGTCCTAGACGAGCTCCAAATTGAGCTCGATCTATCATCTGTTGATGCCCGGTATCTCCAAGAAGCAGCAGAGAAGCTCAGATCATCTGAAGTGCCTGTAGCATTTCCTACCGAGACAGTGTATGGCCTCGGAGCAGATGCCACAAGAAGTGCTGCAGTGAAAGGCATCTACAAGGCTAAGCAAAGACCCTCTGATAATCCGTTGATCGTTCACTTTGCATCGTTAAGACAGTTGAGGTCGTTGCTCACAAGTGGCAAGGAGTCCCAACAGAATGGCTCTCTTACAAACGGCACTACCCACGATCCAATACCCGATATATACAGATCACTGATCTCGAGATTCTGGCCAGGCCCTCTCACCATTATCTTGCCGAATCCAGACAACTCGCCTTTGGCTCCTGAGGTCACAGCAGGTCTGAAGACGTTTGGAGCACGAATGCCAAGTCACATCCTCGCGGCAGCATTAATACAACTCGCGGGTGTACCTGTGGCGGCACCCTCTGCAAATGCCTCAACAAAGCCATCTCCGACCGCCGCGGAGCACGTCGCGTATGACCTCGATGGCAGAATTGAAACGATCCTTGATGGCGGACCATGCGATGTTGGCGTGGAAAGCACTGTTGTCGATGGCCTATCAACACCGCCCTTGATCCTCAGACCAGGAGGAATCAGCTTGGAGCAGATCCGCAGTTGTCCTGGCTGGGAAGCGACAGAGATTGGTTACAAGAACATCGCCGAGATTGGCAGTCAACCACGAGCACCAGGCATGAAATATCGCCACTACTCGCCCAAGGCGACAGTCATCTTGTTCGAGTCTGGAAAGGACACTCCAGCCCCCGAAGACCTGAGACAGCATCTTGGAAGCAACGCAAAGATCGGTATCGTGCAGACCAGGTCCTGGATCGTCGACACATCTGATGCGAAAATCATCCAACGAAAGCCCGATGCTAAATCACCTAGTAACGGTCACGCCAATGGTGTACATTATACCCCTGGTTTCGCTGGTGTACTGAAGAGCCTACAAAACACCAGAAAGACCCGATCTGCAATACAAAAGCATGATTATCCAGCAGTGGATGGCAAAGCACAAATACTGTGCATTGACCTCGGCTCTGACACTGCCGACATAGCACGAGGCATATTCTCAGCTCTCCGCGACCTGGACAGGGAGAACGTTGACGCCATCTTCGTTGAAGGCATTGATGACAGCGAGGGCGATACTGCTGCAGCTATTATGAACCGATTGCGGAAAGCGGCGGAGGTCAGAGTCGAAGGTTGA
- a CDS encoding Sugar transport protein MST3: protein MKVSTDNEAGVHNRDVADHHELVEMASNNASDEHDALPASDEDNASSQPGSSLPHEIRTFASQHNLENKLDVLTQAHHLLHSGRPRNGNLALPLTPPNLTALKTEPTSKWSQPFLLYLCITATALGAIGQGWVQTGINGANLYWPEALRVGSESARDRLVVGIINSGIYLSNALLGSWLVAPLNQKLGRRGAVFAGAVVSLVFNGASSGAGDWVVLLGCRLALGIGLGVVNSTLNIFAAECAPAAIRGGLGVAWQMFTAFGIFLGFLTNMLVDNAPGVSESLRWRLMLLAPALPTIPLLALIFMCPESPSYWIKQSGGYDKAFQSLCRLRNTELQAARDLLVYYQEQQQLPTASEESPYLRTLAELFTMPRVRRATIAAYSTMLTQQLCGINIVAFYSSTIFLEAKFTPYAAEMASTIFGLVNFLGAIPAIWTMDSLGRRSLLLLTLPLMAVSMGVAGLSFSITDDTVRFGMITSMIYLFCLLYSPGMGPVPAAYSAEVFPLSHRELGTSSAVAVTTLFAAVLSLTFPTLLSMLGTQGSFLVYALGNMVGWVLVLLFVRESKMRTLEQLDEVFSVPERRFIEYQLKEVVPWWMKRYVLMQKNADPPQALVSTQYSALNQDDD from the exons ATGAAGGTATCAACTGACAATGAAGCCGGCGTACATAACCGCGACGTAGCAGACCACCACGAGCTCGTCGAAATGGCTTCAAACAACGCTTCCGACGAACACGACGCGCTCCCAGCGTCAGACGAAGACAACGCGTCCTCGCAACCAGGCTCCTCCCTTCCACACGAGATCAGGACGTTCGCATCTCAACACAACCTGGAAAACAAACTCGACGTCCTCACTCAAGCCCACCATCTCCTCCACTCTGGCCGGCCCAGAAACGGTAATCTCGCACTTCCACTCACACCCCCCAACCTCACCGCCCTCAAAACCGAACCCACTTCAAAATGGTCCCAACCCTTCCTCCTCTACCTCTGCATCACCGCCACAGCCCTCGGCGCAATTGGCCAAGGATGGGTGCAGACGGGGATCAACGGTGCGAACCTCTACTGGCCGGAGGCGCTGCGTGTGGGCTCGGAGAGTGCGAGGGATAGGCTTGTTGTTGGAATCATCAACAGTGGGATTTACCTAAGTAATGCACTTCTTGGGTCGTGGCTTGTTGCGCCTTTGAATCAGAAATTGGGGAGGCGGGGCGCGGTGTTTGCTGGCGCGGTGGTTTCGTTGGTGTTTAATGGGGCGAGTTCGGGAGCGGGGGATTGGGTGGTGTTGTTGGGGTGTCGGTTGGCTTTGGGGATTGGGTTGGGGGTCGTGAATAGTACGCTCAATATCTTCGCAGCTGAGTGTGCGCCTGCTGCGATTCGGGGTGGATTGGGAGTGGCGTGGCAGATGTTTACGGCGTTTGGGATCTTCCTCGGGTTTCTGACGAATATGCTTGTGGACAATGCGCCAGGGGTGTCGGAATCCCTGAGGTGGAGGTTGATGCTCCTTGCGCCGGCTTTACCGACGATACCGTTGCTGGCGTTGATCTTCATGTGTCCGGAGTCGCCTTCATATTGGATCAAGCAATCTGGTGGGTATGATAAAGCGTTCCAGTCGCTGTGTAGGTTGCGCAATACTGAATTGCAGGCTGCGCGAGATTTGCTTGTGTATTACCAGGAGCAGCAGCAGCTTCCCACAGCATCCGAGGAGTCTCCTTATCTCAGGACGCTGGCAGAACTGTTCACGATGCCGAGGGTCAGGCGAGCCACAATCGCAGCTTACAGCACTATGCTCACACAGCAGCTTTGCGGGATCAACATT GTCGCCTTTTACAGCAGTACAATCTTCCTCGAAGCGAAGTTTACACCGTATGCAGCTGAAATGGCCAGCACAATCTTTGGTCTGGTCAACTTCCTTGGGGCAATTCCTGCCATCTGGACCATGGACTCCCTGGGCCGTCGCTCACTGCTTCTGCTCACCTTGCCATTGATGGCTGTCTCAATGGGTGTAGCAGGACTCAGCTTCAGCATTACAGACGACACCGTCAGATTTGGCATGATCACATCGATGATCTACCTGTTCTGCTTACTGTACAGTCCGGGTATGGGTCCTGTACCAGCTGCCTATTCGGCGGAGGTCTTTCCACTGTCACACCGGGAGCTGGGCACGTCATCAGCTGTAGCGGTTACGACCCTGTTCGCGGCTGTCTTGTCCTTGACCTTTCCGACATTGCTGAGTATGCTGGGCACTCAAGGCAGCTTCCTGGTCTATGCACTAGGCAACATGGTCGGCTGGGTCTTGGTGTTGTTATTTGTCAGAGAGAGCAAGATGAGGACACTGGAACAGCTCGATGAAGTGTTCTCTGTACCTGAAAGGCGGTTCATCGAGTATCAGCTGAAGGAAGTGGTGCCGTGGTGGATGAAGAGATATGTCCTCATGCAGAAGAACGCGGACCCGCCACAAGCTTTAGTCTCGACACAGTATAGCGCACTCAATCAAGACGACGACTAA
- a CDS encoding Nitrile-specifier protein 5, protein MATQATLTAKWTKMTNGPQLQRSSHTVTTVDKTLYIFGGELKPREPRDNDLHKYIIGSGTDVTTLSADSQGTAPSARVGSTTAALNGKMYLFSGRGGPEMAPVDEEGGLWILDAGAEKWDLVKPASSTFPEARSFHCTTNDGKETLYIHAGCPEKGRLADLWSFNVSTKEWRQLASAPDPPRGGTSIAFAEGKLYRMNGFDGQHEVGGALDIYDPASDSWSSTDFNPDGKDGPGARSVAALIPVKRHDGVYLVTLFGESDPSALGHQGAGKMLSDVWAYSLREGKWLQVVAEGNKPEGRGWFDADVVSLDGAFPQEKIAVVGGLGESNERLDDLWLLTFGANA, encoded by the coding sequence ATGGCGACCCAAGCCACCCTCACAGCAAAATGGACCAAAATGACCAACGGCCCACAACTCCAACGCTCCTCACATACTGTAACAACAGTAGACAAAACCCTCTACATCTTCGGTGGTGAACTCAAACCACGCGAACCACGAGACAATGACCTCCACAAGTACATAATCGGCAGCGGAACAGACGTAACAACTCTCTCAGCCGATTCCCAAGGCACAGCGCCTTCAGCACGAGTCGGCTCAACCACTGCAGCCCTCAATGGCAAGATGTACCTCTTCTCCGGCCGTGGTGGTCCAGAGATGGCACCTGTCGATGAGGAAGGTGGTCTGTGGATTCTAGATGCTGGAGCGGAGAAGTGGGATCTCGTCAAGCCGGCATCTTCGACGTTCCCGGAGGCGAGGAGTTTCCATTGTACGACCAATGATGGCAAGGAAACGCTCTATATCCACGCTGGATGTCCTGAGAAAGGCCGCCTCGCAGATCTCTGGAGCTTCAATGTTTCAACGAAGGAATGGAGACAACTTGCCTCAGCACCGGATCCACCTCGTGGTGGCACGTCTATAGCGTTCGCGGAAGGGAAGCTCTACCGCATGAATGGTTTCGATGGGCAGCATGAAGTTGGCGGAGCTCTGGACATTTACGATCCTGCGAGCGATAGTTGGAGTTCAACGGACTTCAACCCTGACGGCAAAGATGGGCCTGGCGCGAGGAGTGTTGCTGCTCTGATTCCAGTGAAGAGGCATGATGGCGTGTATCTTGTGACGTTGTTCGGTGAGAGTGATCCTAGCGCGCTCGGTCATCAGGGTGCTGGGAAGATGCTTAGTGATGTATGGGCGTATTCGTTGCGGGAGGGGAAATGGCTGCAAGTTGTTGCTGAAGGCAATAAGCCAGAGGGTAGAGGATGGTTTGACGCGGATGTGGTGTCCCTCGATGGAGCGTTCCCGCAAGAGAAGATTGCTGTCGTTGGGGGGTTGGGAGAGTCGAATGAGAGGCTGGATGATCTGTGGTTATTGACATTTGGAGCTAACGCATAG
- a CDS encoding Quinone oxidoreductase PIG3, with product MFRALPRQTARARSISSQLLPRATMATMRAIDIKAGKGPLESLYMNDQTPRPKPTAAQALVKVKAFGLNRMDLLQREGKYPVPPQAPKTLGVEFSGTIEELASDSEQSFKKGDAVFGLAYGGAYAEYIAVSTHMLIHKPDELSWQEAAGIPETWITATQAMYLIGEFAEGKSILWHAGASSVSISGQQLSRVNKASKIFATARSDDKVQFCVKELGATAAYNTTTTKWDEEVLKATDGKGVDIIVDFIGPDTFAGNLNAAAKDGRIVNLATLGGMKLKDMDANFGDFVAKRLRYEGSSLRSRDEAYQGRLRDQLVEHALPMFKDGRLKCYVEKVYPWEQIQDAHRQMESNQTKGKLICTIS from the exons ATGTTCCGCGCTTTGCCCCGTCAGACAGCCAGAGCACGATCCATCTCCagccaacttctaccgcgAGCAACAATGGCCACCATGAGAGCAATTG ACATCAAGGCCGGCAAAGGCCCTCTTGAAAGCCTTTACATGAACGATCAAACGCCTCGCCCGAAGCCCACCGCCGCACAAGCACTAGTCAAGGTGAAGGCCTTTGGCCTGAACCGCATGGACCTCCTCCAACGAGAGGGCAAATACCCAGTCCCACCCCAAGCACCCAAGACCCTCGGCGTCGAGTTCTCCGGCACAATCGAAGAGCTAGCATCCGACTCCGAGCAGTCCTTCAAGAAAGGCGACGCCGTCTTTGGCCTCGCCTACGGAGGGGCCTACGCCGAGTACATCGCTGTCTCAACACACATGCTCATCCACAAGCCTGACGAACTATCCTGGCAAGAGGCCGCAGGCATTCCAGAGACATGGATCACAGCCACGCAGGCCATGTACCTCATCGGCGAGTTCGCGGAGGGAAAGAGTATCCTCTGGCACGCTGGTGCGAGCTCGGTGTCGATTTCGGGACAACAGTTGAGTCGCGTGAACAAGGCCAGCAAGATCTTCGCAACGGCGAGGAGCGATGATAAAGTTCAGTTTTGCGTGAAAGAGCTGGGAGCCACGGCCGCTTATAACACGACGACAACGAAGTGGGATGAGGAAGTCCTGAAAGCGACGGATGGGAAAGGCGTTGATATCATTGTTGATTTCATTGGACCGGATACCTTTGCAGGCAACCTCAATGCCGCGGCCAAAGATGGGCGGATCGTCAATCTGGCGACGCTGGGTGGGATGAAGTTGAAAGACATGGATGCCAACTTTGGAGACTTCGTTGCGAAGAGGCTGAGGTATGAGGGTAGCAGTTTGAGGAGTCGGGATGAGGCGTATCAGGGCAGGCTGAGGGATCAGCTGGTGGAGCATGCGCTGCCGATGTTCAAGGATGGGAGGTTGAAGTGTTATGTTGAGAAGGTTTATCCATGGGAGCAGATTCAGGATGCGCATAGGCAGATGGAGAGTAATCAGACGAAGGGAAAGTTGATTTGTACAATCTCATAG